The DNA window CCTTTCAACCCAGGACTGATTTTACCACCTTACACGAAGGCGTAGAAGCGATCAGAACACAGATAGGGAAAGTAATTGTGGGGCAGCATCAGATGGTGGATCTGTTGATAGCAGGCCTGCTAACACAAGGCCACGTGCTGATTGAAGGGGTACCCGGCGTGGCAAAAACACTGACAGCCAAATTGCTCGCTCAGTGTGTGGACGCAGATTTTTCCAGAATACAGTTTACACCAGACCTGATGCCAGCAGACGTGCTGGGGACCTCTGTATTCAATCCTCAGACAAGAGAATTTGAATACAAAAAAGGACCCGTTTTCAGCAACCTGGTACTGATAGACGAAATCAACCGTGCCCCGGCCAAAACACAATCTGCTCTTTTTGAGGTGATGGAAGAAAGACAGATCACCAATGATGGTACTACCTATACTTTGAACCGTCCGTTTATGGTGATAGCCACTCAAAACCCTATCGAACAGGAAGGCACCTACCGCCTGCCGGAAGCACAGCTGGACCGTTTCCTCTTTAAGCTCGAAGTAAAATATCCGGATCTGCAGGAAGAAGTCGCTGTATTACAAAGTGTGCAACGTCTCAATGGCACTACTGATCTGTCGAAAGTGATCTCCAAAGTAGTAACGGCTACACAGGTAATCGAATTCCAGAACCTGGTACGTCAGGTGCGGATCGAAGAAAAATTGTTGCACTATATCGCTGCTGTTGTCCACGAAACCCGTATGAACGCTTCCCTTTACCTGGGCGCTTCTCCTCGTGCATCCATTGCCGTTATGAACTGCGCTAAAGCCATGGCTGCCATGCGCAACCGTGATTTCGTGATCCCTGATGATATTGTGGAAATGATGCCGCATGTATTGCGCCATCGTATTATGCTGACACCGGAAAAGGAAATGGAAGGTATCCGTACGGATGATGTGATAGCCCAGATTCTCAAGATGGTGGAAGTGCCAAGATAAGCTTTAACTATGTCTTCATCTGTCAGAAATAATTTATACCAGCAGCTGTTTTTCACCAACCGCCTGTATCTGGGGTTAGGTGTCAATATCCTGTTGTTTATCATCGCCTTTTTTGCGCCGGGACTGCTCAATATCGCCATCCTGGCTTTTGGGGTCCTGCTGGCTTTATTACTGCTTGACATGATCTTGCTGGTGATGAGACCGGTTAGCATCCTGGAAGCCAAACGCGTAGCCAGTGCCCGTTTCAGCAATGGAGATGAAAATGAGGTACTGATCACCTGTATCAATCGTTATCCTTTTCCGGTATTGGTAACTGTGGTGGATGAACTACCCTTTCAGTTCCAGGACCGGAATTTTTCGCTGCAGGCAAAGATTGCAGCCGGAGCAGAACATGTTTTCCGGTATGTAGTAAGACCCGTTGAAAGAGGGGCGTACAAGTTTGGTTACACCAATGTATTTATGCAAAGTGCGTTGGGTATTGTAAACAGACGGTTGATTTTTGATACAGAACAAACTGTGAATGTATATCCCAGTTTTCAGCAACTGCGGCATCACTCTCTGTATTCCTACATGAACAGGCTCAATGAAACAGGTGAGCACAAACGGAGGGTGATAGGCCACAGTATGGAGTTTGATCATATTAAGCCTTATACAAAAGGAGATGATGTGCGGATGCTCAACTGGAAAGCGACTGCCCGTTCCGGTAACCTGATGGTGAATAATTATGTAGAAGAAAAATCACAGCAGGTATATTGTGTTATAGACAAAGGGCGCACTATGAAGATGCCTTTTGAGGGGATGACTTTGCTGGATTATGCTATCAACGCTTCGCTGGTGTTCAGTAATGTGGCGTTGAACAAGGGCGACAAAGCGGGGCTGGTGGCTTTCACCGAACAGGCTGTGGAAGTGTTGCCATCCAGCAATAAAAAAGTACAGCTTAATAAGATTCTGGAATCGTTGTATGCCCAGGAAACAAAGTGGCAGGAAAGTGATTACGAAGCATTGAGTGTGCAGTTACGCAGTCACTTGTCACAACGTTCGCTGCTGATATTGTTCACTAATTTTGAGTCGATGTCGAGCCTGCACCGGCAGTTACCTTTTCTGCGCCGGCTGGCCAAATATCATCTGGTGCTGGTTGTATTTTTTGAGAATACAGAACTGAAGAAGGTGACGGAACTGGAAGCGCAGGATGTGGAAGGTATTTACAAACAAACGATTGCCCAGAAGTTTGCCTACGATAAAAAGCTGATCGTGAAAGAGCTGGCTAAATATGGGATCATGTCATTACTGAGTACACCGGAGCAGCTGACACTGAATGTGGTGAATAAATACCTGGAATTAAAAGCGCGTACACTGATTTAGCATATTACTGCCTGCGACCTCTTGGCACCGGCCGTCCTGGTGGTGGCGGAAGATCTGGATCAGGCATTTGTTTTACTGGTACAACCGAATGAATAAACATATCGGGGTTGGGTTTGTACCAGGCATCTATTGTAACTGTTTTAACGGTATCGTTTTTCTCTATTAACAGGTCCTGCCCAAGGACCTGGCCGGCAGAAGTCTTAAAATGCAGCTGCGCGGTATCCAGTGGCAGCACTCTGCCACTGCTGAATTTCCCTTCCACATTGATATAATAACGGATGTCCCGCTTGATGCTGTCTGCGTAGTGGTTAAAACGCATGCCTATCAGGTGTGGCAGGGTGATGGTGGCTTCCAGCGGAGGATTATTTTCGATGGTAACGGTGAGGGTTATACGATAATGTTGTTGTATCAGTTGCTGCCGGTTAAACAAGAGAATACCATTCTGTACCTGGCCGTTGGAGGAACTGATCTGTATTTTGTTCCAGCGGAGGTTACCCTGCAGCAGGCCGGCGGTTTGCCGGGTACTGCTGTCGCTGTAGGTATATTGTAGTCCAATGGGCACGCGGTCGTATAATTCGGAGATAGCGGTGGTATCATACCAGGCGTTGATACGAACAGCTTTAACCTGCTGGGCGTGAGCCAGCAGGTTGATTAGCATGAATACGATCAGCAGCAGGTGTTTTTTCAAACTCTTCGGTGTTTATCGTACGGACATTTGTCTGGCGACGTACTTGCCGAGTATGTCAAACTCCAGGTTGATAAGATGTCCTGGGCGCATGAACTGAACATTGGTAAAGGAGAACGTATATGGTATGATGGCCACGGAGAACTCCTTGTCGGTGATATCAAAGCAGGTGAGGCTGATGCCGTTCATACAGATACTGCCTTTTTCCACGATCAGTCCGGCAAATTCGGACGGATAGGTAAAGCGGTACAGCCAGCTGCCATTTTGTTCTTCGCGGGAAATGCAGGTTCCGGTGCCATCTACGTGTCCCTGTACCAGGTGTCCGTCGATGCGTCCGTTGAATACCATGGCTCTTTCCAGGTTTACCTTATGGCCGGGTACGAGCAGAGAAAGATTCGTTTTCTGCAGTGTTTCGGCTACGGCTACGGTTTCGTAGGTATTGCCCTGTACGTTGGTAACGGTAAGGCATACACCGTTATGGGAAACGCTCTGGTCTACTTTTAATTCACCGGCGATAGATGATTGCAGGGTGATGACCAGGTTGGAGCCTTCTTTACGTGTGGATATTACTTCTCCTAGTATTTCTATGATTCCTGTGAACATGAAGCGAATTTAAGAAAAAAACTATACCCTCGGTTTCCATGGAATTTCTTCCACGCCGAGTTTGTGTCCGGTCCAGCGGGCGAGTACAAACAGGTAGTCGCTGAGGCGGTTGATATATTTGAGTACGAGTGGTTCGATGAACATATTGTGTTCCTGCATGCCTACGCAGAGTCTTTCGGTGCGGCGGCATACGCAGCGGGCGATATGGCAGGTGGATACGGCCACATGACCGCCGGGGAGAACGAAGTGTTTCATGGGTGGCAGTTCATCATTCATTTTATCGATGCTGGATTCCAGCAGCTGGATGTCTGCTTCATGAAGGTCGGGTATTCTCATTTTGGTTTCCTTGTCGGGGTCGCAGGCGAGT is part of the Chitinophaga flava genome and encodes:
- a CDS encoding DUF58 domain-containing protein, coding for MSSSVRNNLYQQLFFTNRLYLGLGVNILLFIIAFFAPGLLNIAILAFGVLLALLLLDMILLVMRPVSILEAKRVASARFSNGDENEVLITCINRYPFPVLVTVVDELPFQFQDRNFSLQAKIAAGAEHVFRYVVRPVERGAYKFGYTNVFMQSALGIVNRRLIFDTEQTVNVYPSFQQLRHHSLYSYMNRLNETGEHKRRVIGHSMEFDHIKPYTKGDDVRMLNWKATARSGNLMVNNYVEEKSQQVYCVIDKGRTMKMPFEGMTLLDYAINASLVFSNVALNKGDKAGLVAFTEQAVEVLPSSNKKVQLNKILESLYAQETKWQESDYEALSVQLRSHLSQRSLLILFTNFESMSSLHRQLPFLRRLAKYHLVLVVFFENTELKKVTELEAQDVEGIYKQTIAQKFAYDKKLIVKELAKYGIMSLLSTPEQLTLNVVNKYLELKARTLI
- a CDS encoding riboflavin synthase, encoding MFTGIIEILGEVISTRKEGSNLVITLQSSIAGELKVDQSVSHNGVCLTVTNVQGNTYETVAVAETLQKTNLSLLVPGHKVNLERAMVFNGRIDGHLVQGHVDGTGTCISREEQNGSWLYRFTYPSEFAGLIVEKGSICMNGISLTCFDITDKEFSVAIIPYTFSFTNVQFMRPGHLINLEFDILGKYVARQMSVR
- a CDS encoding AAA family ATPase — protein: MDINTFQPRTDFTTLHEGVEAIRTQIGKVIVGQHQMVDLLIAGLLTQGHVLIEGVPGVAKTLTAKLLAQCVDADFSRIQFTPDLMPADVLGTSVFNPQTREFEYKKGPVFSNLVLIDEINRAPAKTQSALFEVMEERQITNDGTTYTLNRPFMVIATQNPIEQEGTYRLPEAQLDRFLFKLEVKYPDLQEEVAVLQSVQRLNGTTDLSKVISKVVTATQVIEFQNLVRQVRIEEKLLHYIAAVVHETRMNASLYLGASPRASIAVMNCAKAMAAMRNRDFVIPDDIVEMMPHVLRHRIMLTPEKEMEGIRTDDVIAQILKMVEVPR
- a CDS encoding cob(I)yrinic acid a,c-diamide adenosyltransferase is translated as MSLKIYTKTGDKGKTSLIGGTKVPKSDLRIDAYGTVDELNSYIGLVNDYTADPDTKNLLKEIQDRLFTVGAALACDPDKETKMRIPDLHEADIQLLESSIDKMNDELPPMKHFVLPGGHVAVSTCHIARCVCRRTERLCVGMQEHNMFIEPLVLKYINRLSDYLFVLARWTGHKLGVEEIPWKPRV